AGCCATTTTGTAGTTATGGGGCTAAATGGGGGTAATCTGCTGGGGGACATACTGACCTCTTTTGCTCATTCTGCAgctttctcctactactctccaatgaTGTACTTATTAGTGATGTTAACATTATGTTCTCCCTCTGTTTTTCTGCAGAGAGGCTGCACTCTGagctgtttttctgtgtttagctaTGGCACCTTCGTGGAAAGGGCTCTCCACTGATCTATTTCtcctgtaaagtgccttaagatggcTTTTGATCTAAACTGATGCAGCATAAATAAACCTAATGGATTACGTTCCTGCCAAACATCAGAGGGGACTTTTACAAACTAATTGTTCCAGTTTATTTCCAGCCCAGAAGCTAGATCCCACATTGATCTGGTAAAAATATGATCCTCGTTTGGATATGAGGACATTAATGGATGGAGCAGACTTCAGTAAAGGAGCAAGCCAGACTGAAACTGACTCGGTGCATCGATGAGTTGACAGACAGAACCGAGGACAGAGCAACATTAAGCCTGAACGAACACTGCACATGGAAGGTCATGTACGTTGGAGACAGACGCTGTCGTCCCACGAAGCTGCTGCGGATTTATGGTCGGAGCTGAGCAGGGAGGTGGAAATTTCCTGAAAGTAAGTTCGAGTGTAGAGGAGGGGAAGAAGCGGGCCCTCACAGTTTGCTGGAGCGGGGTAAACAGTGAGAACTCTGTAGAGCAGTGTGTGACCTGCCCTGACCCAGGACCTGCAGTTCTAGTGAAACATACATTCTAAAGGGCTCAGTCTGGCCACCTctgtcgccccctgctggttgtCTAATGATCTTTGTGGAACTTAGAAGAAGCAAAGTTTCAGATAAATATAGcaatagtcttttttttcaatcaacTCTACAGTTTACCTTAGAAttagcgccacctgctggtttCTAAATACTTTCCCATTAGTGTTGGACCATAAAAGTGGATAAGATTCCTTTTTTCTATAACTTGTGGTTTAATGAAATGTCACCATTTAGTCTGCCACCGGTTTATGCTGATTTGattcaatattaaaaaaaaaggtatggcGAGTTAcgaaatgtacatttttaaatttctctTATTCAATGTCTGCCACTAATTGAAGCTAAAGTCACAGATGTAACGGATCCAGGAAGGGAAACCTAGAATTCCCACATCATAGCTTCACCTTGGGGATCCCAGTGAGTCTTCAGACCGGCACAGATATACGCTTCTGGGTCtgcacaaagaaaagaaaagaaaaaaaacgagacATCTTGATTTAATGAATCAGGAGAACGCCTTTCAGTGCAGAGGAGCAGCACTTCTACGGCCAAAATATTTATGAATCCCTTTCCAATAAGTAGTTTTGGGCGGTCCTAGACTCAGGATTGTGGTCAAATTCACCTTGGATTTAGAATCAGATACGCAGACTCTGGCTTGCAGGTAGCCGCTGTTATAATGGGGAATGTGGGTGAACGTGTACTCAGGATCGCCCCCAACCATTTCCAGAGGAATTTGGTCCAAATTTTGGTCCAAATCAAAACAAGTGCTATTTGATCAACAAAAACAATGCGTTGTCCAGGATGATGTCAACTTGGGGTCAACAAATAGGCACAAACCAACGCTTTGACCCCTTGTGTGAACTTGCACTGCTTGACCCACACCAAGATTGAAAGGGAGAGCCAGAAGTTTTCCTCAGAGCCCTGATgatccaactttttttttttttttgcggtactagtggcctttatttgacattaaGCGGACAGAAAATGGGCTTAAGAGAGAGGGGGaggaagacatgtggcaaaaGTCCACAggccgggattcaaacccaagaCGGCTACTCTGTGGACTGAGGCCTCGGATCGCGGGTTGCGGGCTCTATCCGTGCCCTACTCCAGTTTCTAGTCAGGAACAGAACTGGAGGCTTTAAAGGGAAACCCAGAGGCTGCGAAAACACTAAAAGGGAAATGGCACTGAGtctgaaatattaaaatgagcCCGAAAGATGGTTAAACTGTATCAGCCGCACCTGCCAATAGCAGGCAGAACTAAAGAAAGCGTTAACGAAGACCAGATGAGAGCCTCAAACACGATGTCCTAGCCCCACAGCCTCCCCAGCTCCAGGTTTGTCTGAGAGCACTAGCTCACTTTGTCTGCAGCCCATGGCATGAGCTCCAAAAATGGGtcggaaaaataaaaccaagtgGACTTCAGTTCCGTGGTTGAAGACATGTCGCTCTTCATCTGAAGAGTTTAACGAGTCTTAACGAGCGCCATTGTTAAGAGAGCTTAATCTGCATGTGAAGTATAACAGCACACTCATGCAGCTATCAGGACTGGAACTTCTCCTGCGCTTGCTTTGAAATGATAAAGCCCTTCGGATGAagagcaaaacattttcaatcacggaactgaagtccagtttttttaaataattttttcacccttttttttttctttttgccatgtCCTGGTTGACTGAGACTCTTCACCAGCAGATTCTATCAGCTCTTACGTAGGGATTCAGCTCTTCAcagcaacttattttttttttcaatttagcTTCATTCTGTCGTAGATTATCTCAAGGAGAacatcaacataaaaaaacaaatatgatttttCTTCGTCGCAAATATATCTCTGTCTTTGGGTTTCCTTTTCTTCAGTTTATTCCACAGTCTGATGCGACCGGAGCTATGAGTGACATCTAGAGTGACCGAAGAAACCTTCAACATGACACCTCCCTGAACCTCATATTTTCATTCCTTAATCAGACAAATGTCTCCAATCTTCCTTGAATTGAAGATCCAGCGAATTCACTTGGAATACGACAGAACAGTCAAGGTACATAGGCCGCTCTTGAATTGAATGATGTGTTGGTGTTTAAGATCAgtgttctttaaatgttttaagatatttttaaacGTGAGGAacatggacttttttttaatcatctatCTACAAAAGGTATCTGATATATTTATGGAAGAATGAacctgtcaggatgcagcttttCTCACTGCATCCTGGTTCAGTTCTGGCACCCTCCGCCTCCCATAGAGCCTCTCACCGCACCTCTCCGCtgatcatctacacctgtcatgCCCAATCAGATCCGAACCTCATTCCACCTGCCAACCTCTCTATAAAAGCTTACCTCAGTCTGCCATTCCCCGCCCAATTGTCTGCAGTTGTCCCCTGACAATGTTCTCACGTTgtccttgccttgccttgccttgccttgccttgccttgccctgcCTCCCAtcttgtctgcctgcctgctccCTGCACCTGCCAAGCCTCTGCTCCCTTCGTCTGCCAGCCTCAGCTCCGCCGTCCATCTCCACCATCCCTCTGCTGCAGCCTGGTACAGTCTTCTGGCTCTCCATTCCACTATTCAACGattcaataaactctttaaacatGGCTtttgtgtgtggctgaattcgggttcaaaACTTCACAAACCTTGACAGAacctacaatattttcttaacatAAGTTCCTTTTTTCAAGTGTAAATTTTGTGACTTTTTTCAAGCAGTAGTGCCTCCTTTATATTTAAAGACGCAGCGCCAAAATTAGTCGCTCTCggatgcacctcagaacaggagtAAAAGAGGGGGATGTGGAGGTAAATCAAGAAGGAATCTAGACCAAAGCATTAAGTTCCACTTTATGCAGGCCATacctgaatgatttcaatgttaAAAGGAAGAACTGCAAAGCATGGTTTGCCCCTTTAAAGTTGCCAAAAAAGCAAAGCGGAGCTGCATCAAACGGCTGCGTTTTAAGCAAAAGCTGCAGCGTGGGTGAGACGATTGGTCAGGTTGGCAGTTTTAAACCCCGCAGACGAGGACGAGCATCAAAGCACGTCATGGCCTCGACCTGAATGCCTACAGAGATAAGAGCCTGGCTCCGTACTCCACATGTATTGCTTTCTAACAGGAGGAATTCAAAGCAGGAGTAGTAAACACTGGATTACCGCGTTTAGAAATGTTTCCATTCAACATAAACACAGCTTGCCTAAATGTGTTCTGTTTTTCACAAAACTCTATAATAAtacacataattttttttttttctccaaaactgaacatttaagtaaaaaaacggatgatgcaaaaatgttatGTCTACACCGGCACCATAATGTTTCCATCACAAAAACGGAGTCTTTACATTTCATTTGTCTGTCTGTCATAATGTCTTAATGACTACTGTTGCAAAGTAGTGCTAAACATATAAATCTAAAGCGTATAAACAGCAGCTGCCCTACACCAACCGTAGAAATACAGGAAAAGGCGTAGGCGGTTGAATAATTTTTACCATAAAAATGTTAATCGCTATCACTGCTGTGATCCAAATGGAATTTACTGACAGCTACTGCGTTTGCTTTgaacaaaacagcaacaatgAAAAGGTAAATCAGCACGGCTCTTCTGACCACTTTATTCAGCGTCTTAGTATTAGTAGTGTCGCTGAACATCCCTTCATCTGGACATAAGACGAAGGTGAAATTCTTCTTCATCATGCAGATAACCATCCTTAGATTCTTAACTATAACAGCTCGTTAACAGATTGATGAACGTTCATTTAGATGCATGTCGGTATGTGTGAATGAATGATGCTGCCAGTGTAGGATTCACTAAGCTTTTGAAATGAACGACTTCTTGTCTCTCCATCTCGGTCCATGTCGGTTACCTTTAGACTTTTGCCTCCAGCCAGAACGATGTTCTCATCTTTAACACGTTTTAAAATCATGAGCATCAAGGTTTGAAGGGATGGTAGGTTGCTTTAAGATCTCTGGGTGATATCGTACCACAACGGCACATGGTCTAAACTCCTCTGACAGAGCTGGCAGAGCAACAGGTTGACTTCTGTGCCAGAAGAGCAGAGATAAAGTGAGAAGGCAGACGCGGAGACACAGAACCAGTACCAAGCAGGAGCCCGGTTGCGGTGGAAACATGTTTGCGCCACTTTTAGAACTGGGATGAACTTTCATTCACGTTGTCATTCTTTGAAATTCCAGCAAAGATTAGTTTGGTTTGCCTTTGCGTACCTGCTCTTTGGAGACCGGAACATCACTTTGTTCCGGTGGTTCCGCTCTCTGACTCCAGAAAGAGAAACCAACACCACGCCCAGTTTTTACAGTGGAAAAACCGAACCGCCATCTTGTCTCGTCTAAGATACTGTTTCGTTCTGGTCTATTATTAAGGCTGTTTTGTTGTCAGGACCTGGTGGACCTCAGAGGTCTTCTCAGATTGAGTTCTCCTCTCTGCACTGTTCCACACCTTCCCTTAGATTCAAGATGGGTATTTAAAACTACAAAGTATGAGGAAAAACCTTGATGTTACTGAAACAGAGAGTCCTGAATAAATACCTTTGATGAAATTAGATCTTAAGTTATCTTAGGCATCCTAGCTGATGATATTCTGAAAGTTCCTTCTCAATTTCCTTAAGGTGTTTCTTTACGCCTACATTTAGCTTCTTTGCTTACTTAATCATCAATATATAATATTGAGATTATTTATTAGTGATTACTATAACTAATAAATtacaaattgattattttaggGACTTGATCCAATGTAATAATTCAGTGTTTTCgctctgaaaaataaatatatattctaaATGTCTTCCTCTCATTCCTTTCTATCAGCTGAGAAATAAGAGCTCCGTGATTAAGTAGGATAATCTGAATTGCAGAATTGTTTGCTGATAGATTTTGAGACTGATAAGaatacttttttgttgttgctcatGAGATTTGTTTACACATAAATGCAAGCAGCTGCTGCATTAATGATGCAGCCATtatatttcttcacattttggaGCCCCTTGATTCCTTTGTTAGCTTTAGGGAGACTTCATCACTTTCCACTAGAGCAGAGAGGGGAAAAATAAGGCTGTTAATTGTGGTGATATGTTGAAGGAATTAAATGTGAGATTTCTTTTTACTCGTTTCTTTCACCCTGTGAGGAGCTTGCGACTTGTTCAGGGTGCATTTCGCCTCTCAACctatgaccgctggagataggctccAGCAATATTGCATAGACAAGTGGgcaagatgatggatggataaatgattATCACACcttgatttgtgtttttctgaggTTGCTTTTATTGGAGTAAGCAGCTCTAGGTGGGAAATCCTGATAGTAACTCCCTCCCAGCCGTTCTTATGGGGGATCCTTGGGTGTTCCCAGGCGAGCAGGAAATTACAATGTCTCCAGAGCGTTCTGGGTTCACAGCAGGGTCTCCTTACAAGAACATGTGCCTTGCAAACCTTTAAAGGGAGGTTACCTGGATCATCTTGATCCTGGGATCATGTGGAGACAGCTTCCCCCGGAAAATAGAGCTCCTCCCTTTTGCTCTAATTCAGAGCCTGGCCACCCAACAGCTGAAGGCCCGTAACTCCCCATCACCAGTTGGATCAGATATGTTGCAGTAGATCAGAGCTTCACCTTTAGGCCGAGCTGCTTCTTCGCCATGGCAGATCAGATTATCCTGACGCCATTCAGGAACAGGACGCCAGGAGGCTGGAACTCCTTCGCTTGAGGCCTCACCTCACTTCAACCCGGAGAGAGCACCGTCACTTTCTCCAGAAGTTTTCGTTTTCGATCCCAACATAAACCGAATTTCCCAAAGAAGTTGTTCAGTAAACAAGTGTTTTGCGCAATGATCATacaatactgtaaaaaaaaaagtatttttttgtgacTCATGTCAGAGAGTGGAACTCAGATATTATGTAGAACCATAACACtcagagtgaaatatttgaagGCTTTTATTAATTGtacttttgatgattatggcttacggATATTTTAAAACCCAACAGCCTATGACTAAACATGAAGCCTTAACACGATGGTTCAAACGTTCCTTTTCTGCTGAATAACAATTAGGGTGACTTTACAGTAAATGTTGCACTGGAATAGTAAGTGTGGCAACAATTCACTGAAAAAGTCTGGGAATCTGATCCTGGAAAACTCTGGAAATggtgtgctaaaaaaaaagaagaagcctAGATTCTCTCTGTGAACTTGCAGGCTCAGAAATTTCACCCtagatatataatataaaatgttattaatttaaaaaaagtgtttatttttttctctctctcaatgcttcagtcttttttttaaggtgtcAAAGTCCCAATTGGCTGCAGGCTACCTCTGGTGGGCACGAAGCACGCCAGCCGCAGTGTGATCTGCATGCGTGCGTGAGAGGGTACGAGCCACCACTATTGGAAGTGACTGAGCAGAAAGATCCCCAGAAGTAAAACTGGTTGGGTAGAACACTCTGCACAGCCAGAATGAAGTCTAATGTTTCCCCTTCTTCACGTTACTACAACTCCCTTAGATGGTCTGACCCACATCAGCAGCGCAGCATTCCCTGGGTCAGAATCGGCCAGCTTTAAGTTTAAAAGTCTGTCACAGGTAGACGCCCGAATTGGTCAAAGCGTATCAACGTTTTGAAATCCAAATCAACTTTTCGTTGCCAATGtcagaataaataattttaagaaaattttatttatttttttgtataaaacatTAAGTATAGGCAAAAAATAGCATATTTTAAGATCCCTCTTCTTCACTGATAAATGTCTTCACAAATATATGTTCATCAAAGCTTTTCCACTTAAAACAGACAACATTTTAACCaatatttataaaaactttattgtacaatttaaatgacagaaaaataacatttttttgtataaaaggTAATGGTGGAATAGTGTAAACATTTCATGTCTGTCCTTGAAAGTGTCAATTTTGCCACTTCTAGcgtaaaaaaaagtggattagAATTGATTTCATAGCAACCACAGATCCAGAATCAGATCTGATCTTATCAATGTagttatatacattttattccaatacTGATACATATGAATTCGGTCATTTTGAACATAAGTTGGAGCCCTATAATGTGGACCCGGTTGCGGTAAGAATCTAATCCTGAAACAGTCAGAATAACCTTGGATGCTCATGTGACTCAGAGGTTTGAGTATCCTGGAaactggaggttttttttttttgtaaatgaatgAAGAATGGCAGAACGTCAGAACAATAAACAGAACATCTAGCCTGATGCTAGATTGTTTCTGATCATCCTCTGATCCCACAGTGCAGGAACAGATCGATTTCAACCCATTTTCGCTCATATGCGTAGAATCAAATCCAGAGTTCACTTCAGCATCCAGCATCCAACACTGGGAATCCATTCCAAGTCTCAACctgaactttttcttttttgcaccaAATGATCGACCTGTAAACTGAAGTTTAATtcagatttataaataaaatacagccaCGTGATTTGTATTAATCCAGAAGAGCTTTGAGTATAAATCATTTATAAAGTTTATTCCTGAAATAACACGATGAACATCTGCTGCAACAAGATGAAAATGATTCTCCTCGGAGATTTGGGGGCAGTTCGCGGAGCAAGCGTTCAGCTCCCTGCAGCTGTCAGTGCAGAACCGAACCGAACCGAGCCGGTCCTCAGTTGGGACAGGAGCATTTGCACTCGGAGATGACCGGGTACTGGATGTGGATCCAGGAGCATCTCTGCGGAAGCCTTTTCTGCTGGCAGTGCCATCTCAGGAGGGTTAAATGAGTCGTTCTGGCCGCTTTGCACACCATCCCCTCCGGAATCGAACAGGACCGCTTGCTGTAGCAGCTGCCCGCCTTCAGGTAACGCGGCCAGAACCGCCAGCCCAGCTCGGTCCACGCGTAAACGACCGGACAATGCGTGTAGGCCCACAGCATCCTGCGCAGCTTCCGGTTCACCTTCTGCGTCTTTCCGAACAGCGCCTCCAGCTCCATGGTTCGGATCTCTTTGGGCATCGGCCCGGAGAACTTTAGGCACTGGTCCGGCTCGTCCTCGTAAAGGTCCTCCGGTGGGGACACGGACATGAAGTCCGGGTTGAAGTGACTGCCCAGGAGGCTCCTGAGCTCCGTCCCGTTCAGGTCTTTCTCCTTTGGGTCCAGCAGCGGGTCCGGTTCCTCCTTCAGGACCTCAAGGGGCATAGAGTCACTCGGGATAGGCCGGAtgaagtggttcagatgttggcACATCCCGTCCTGGATCCAGAGAACCACAGAGAGAAACAGCAGGAGCCAGCCGGAGGGATCCATCCCACCTGTCCGGTTCGGACCGCCACCGATCCCCCAACAGAGCTCCGGGTCTTCTCCACAGAACGATATGCAAGAAGGGCCAAACGAAACTTcagacagaaccaggtccaCTCCGCGCCGCCAGAGTCCGGGATCAGCTCCGCGCCGGACTGCGCTGCAGGTTCCGCTCAGACATCTCCTCAGCCTTCATGGTGGCTGCAGCCCCCGGTCCTCCTGGAGCCGAACTGGCTCTGGCGCCGCTGCGCGCACGTACCCAACAGGAGCTGATGTCATCCGAACCGAGCCACACCTCCGCGCACTTTACGCTCGGTGTCCTTTTTGGGAATCAGGGAAGGAGAAGGTTGCCTAGAGCGGGTTGACAACTGGGAGATAATGTAACATTCAGAATAGGTTCGGGTTCGGGGTTTGAATGGAAAACGCGAACGCGTGAAAAAGTCTCTCAGGTGTAAATTGTTCCAGCGTTAAACTGGTCCTGACCTGAAtgttaatggaaataaaatcacCCGTAAATCTGACGATGTATGTTGGGGCCACGTGTAGACTGCTTGACCTGACAGATTACCAATGATCCAGTTCTGCATTAAACTGTCAGCTTTTGGCATGTTTCATTCTGGACCAAGACAACTTCTAATGAGGCTCTGATCGCTGTACCACGAGACTGATTTCCCATCAACCCTAGAAACATCTTCAGTTGGACCGAGTCAGccagaagaaaaacttaacttACACTAACACATTTTCTCTGGACAGGTTTTTAAATGGACCAATTGTTTACATGTTAAGGAAAACCTTTATAACCCTTTTTTAAAGTGAATTATCACATTAAAATAGTCTAATGCTAATGTAGTTTCCTTCATACACACTGTAACTGCATACAGACGTTAAATGTAAGCTTTTACTtcacttttcttcttctgaACAAGACATAAAGCTCCTTCCCTTTCCTTTCCTCTgtcttggtgttttttatatCTATACTGAGACTTGAGGGCAAAGTCAcaactgattctgattcttctGAGAATCGGGATGAGTTTAGTTAGAAATGGGCCCTCCAAAAGAAATTCTCCTTGGGGCCTCGACCAGGGCCGgcttatccataagggccagtgggtcAGGGCCCGGAGGCACCAACCAataggggtgggggggggggggggggggggggcaccacatgacacatgctttaaaaatatatttttcataaattgttatattatttataataataaatgataaataaatcaagattaggCTACATGATCTATCACTCCCCCTCCCCAATCTGTCATAGTTGAGCTGGTCCAAAAGTACGTGCAAATCTATCGTCTTTTTTAACGCTACAGAAAATTAAtccattacagaaatccccttgattatgtctgatgtttttgaccggaggacagcacgggtaagggggggctTTGatgtatagtgcccaggggcgccacattgtcttaatacgggcctggccTCGACCAACCTGGGGCCGTCTCTGGAGTGGGTTTGTTTTTCATATCTGATAGTTTTAATAATGAAGCAACAACTGAAATGCTtgaaggttaaaaacaaattataccTTAAAGTAAAATCAATGGTCGGGATGAcaatgttaacttttttttttttttgctacccTAATCTAACTGGCTTGCAGGAGAAGGCTTTAGTGTTTCCAAAACAATCCCCCAATTTTGTTTTGCTCAAAAACTTAAGGTTTCCCAGCTATTTTAACATACATGTGGAGATTTAAAAGGTCTCCTAAACACggcagagagaaaaacattacaCAAAACATATACTGGCTCAAACTGC
Above is a genomic segment from Fundulus heteroclitus isolate FHET01 chromosome 10, MU-UCD_Fhet_4.1, whole genome shotgun sequence containing:
- the nog3 gene encoding noggin-3, producing the protein MDPSGWLLLFLSVVLWIQDGMCQHLNHFIRPIPSDSMPLEVLKEEPDPLLDPKEKDLNGTELRSLLGSHFNPDFMSVSPPEDLYEDEPDQCLKFSGPMPKEIRTMELEALFGKTQKVNRKLRRMLWAYTHCPVVYAWTELGWRFWPRYLKAGSCYSKRSCSIPEGMVCKAARTTHLTLLRWHCQQKRLPQRCSWIHIQYPVISECKCSCPN